A single region of the Salicibibacter cibi genome encodes:
- a CDS encoding DUF951 domain-containing protein — MSDKAFQLHDIVEMKKPHPCGTNRWQIIRMGMDIRIKCQGCGHSVLIPRKTFTRKMKKVLESEES; from the coding sequence TTGTCGGACAAGGCATTCCAACTGCATGACATTGTTGAAATGAAAAAACCCCATCCTTGCGGAACGAATCGCTGGCAAATTATTCGCATGGGCATGGATATTCGCATCAAATGCCAAGGATGTGGGCACAGTGTGTTGATTCCGCGCAAAACGTTTACCCGCAAAATGAAAAAAGTATTGGAAAGCGAAGAAAGTTGA
- a CDS encoding YkvI family membrane protein, with amino-acid sequence MIGRGLKWMFLLTGAMVGAGYASGREIWQFFGEESVAAIILFSALFAICSMVILKLSIQQGAQNYVSVLQTLLGERLAKFYDVLIILYLFTTTGIMISGGGATLETFEFPYWLGVFFMCLFLVVLFIWDIDGLTTVNNILTPALIIALISILILFQVSSDGGFVLEWGAQSNWPSALMFMGLNLLPIVAVLAAIAPKVQTEGEIWIATFGSGLVLGGVSYLYNQSLLVVADDILLYEIPLFSILSTYPSILVLAMTLLLFTAIYTTAAINMLGLMSRFRRVLKGPGWILACMIIFLLLPMTVFGFSTLVSFLYPLYGVVNLYLLGAVLLYPFLSQQFQQK; translated from the coding sequence ATGATCGGACGTGGGTTAAAATGGATGTTTTTGCTTACGGGAGCAATGGTTGGCGCCGGTTATGCTTCCGGACGTGAAATATGGCAATTTTTTGGCGAAGAAAGTGTGGCAGCAATTATTTTATTCAGCGCTCTTTTTGCCATCTGCTCTATGGTTATTTTAAAGCTAAGCATTCAACAAGGCGCGCAAAACTATGTGTCTGTTCTGCAAACATTACTGGGAGAGCGTCTCGCAAAATTTTATGACGTACTGATTATCTTGTATTTATTTACAACGACGGGGATCATGATTTCCGGCGGCGGCGCAACGTTGGAAACGTTCGAATTTCCATATTGGCTTGGCGTTTTTTTCATGTGTCTTTTCCTTGTTGTTTTGTTTATATGGGATATCGATGGGTTAACGACGGTCAATAATATACTAACGCCGGCGTTGATCATTGCATTAATTTCGATTTTGATTTTATTTCAAGTATCCAGCGACGGTGGATTTGTCCTTGAGTGGGGAGCGCAGTCCAATTGGCCATCGGCCCTTATGTTTATGGGACTGAATTTATTGCCTATCGTTGCCGTGCTGGCGGCAATTGCCCCGAAAGTCCAAACGGAAGGGGAAATTTGGATTGCTACGTTTGGCAGCGGCCTTGTGCTTGGCGGCGTCTCTTATTTGTACAACCAATCGTTGCTCGTGGTGGCCGATGATATCTTATTATATGAAATTCCCTTGTTTTCCATTCTGAGTACCTATCCGTCTATCCTTGTCCTTGCCATGACATTGCTTTTGTTTACCGCCATCTATACAACGGCGGCAATTAATATGCTCGGTCTTATGAGTCGTTTCCGTCGCGTTCTCAAGGGACCTGGTTGGATACTGGCTTGCATGATCATTTTTCTCCTTTTACCAATGACTGTGTTTGGTTTTTCAACCCTTGTAAGCTTTCTTTACCCGCTTTACGGGGTCGTCAATCTCTATTTGCTGGGTGCGGTCTTGCTGTATCCGTTTCTGTCTCAGCAGTTTCAGCAAAAATGA
- the yyaC gene encoding spore protease YyaC translates to MSYNRSFSIEEPFSHPFHVDDPAMEKPLASRLFEKIQFISLHREIVIICIGTDRSTGDAFGPLTGTMLSENSPMSFVVYGTLQQPVHALNLQETLDHVLDNYRHPFLIAIDASMGKSYNVGKITLASGPVRPGSAVKKTLPDIGHMHMTGTVNVGGMMEYFVLQNTRLNLVMKMAERTSNAILRADRRLSHPPSLTPTRRRHMIQSSAHEMSAPAKE, encoded by the coding sequence ATGTCTTACAATAGATCATTTTCCATCGAGGAACCGTTTTCCCATCCATTCCATGTGGACGATCCTGCTATGGAAAAGCCGCTTGCAAGCCGTTTGTTTGAAAAAATTCAATTTATCTCTTTACATAGGGAGATCGTCATCATTTGCATCGGAACCGATCGTTCAACGGGAGATGCGTTCGGACCATTAACCGGGACGATGTTGTCGGAAAACAGCCCCATGTCATTCGTTGTTTACGGTACCCTTCAGCAACCCGTCCATGCCTTAAATTTGCAAGAAACACTGGACCATGTTTTGGATAACTACCGGCACCCGTTCCTCATCGCCATCGATGCAAGCATGGGAAAATCCTATAACGTCGGGAAAATTACACTTGCTTCCGGTCCGGTTCGGCCCGGAAGCGCGGTGAAAAAAACGCTTCCGGATATTGGGCATATGCACATGACCGGAACCGTAAACGTAGGTGGAATGATGGAATATTTTGTTTTGCAAAATACACGACTGAACCTTGTCATGAAAATGGCCGAGCGAACGTCTAATGCAATCTTACGCGCAGATCGCCGTCTAAGTCATCCACCATCTCTCACACCTACGAGGCGCCGGCATATGATTCAATCATCTGCGCATGAAATGTCTGCTCCTGCAAAAGAGTAG
- a CDS encoding DUF554 domain-containing protein — translation MALIGTLVNGIAIIVGSMLGLIFTRIPERVKTTVMQAIALAVILLGINMGLESDQFLITIGSLVLGAVLGEWGRIEARLNNFGHWMEKKAGTSGGEGLFAKGFVTASLVYVVGAMAVLGALDSGLRLDHSLLYTKAMLDGFSAIFFASMMGIGVLFSVVPVVLYQGAIALLAGQINRIVPDPLLEMFITEMTAAGGVMIVAIGLRLLGIVDVKVANLLPAIPVVFMITALLYFF, via the coding sequence ATGGCTTTAATCGGTACGTTGGTCAACGGGATCGCGATTATCGTTGGTTCTATGCTGGGACTCATTTTTACACGTATTCCGGAACGGGTGAAAACGACGGTGATGCAAGCGATCGCGTTGGCAGTGATTTTGTTGGGTATCAATATGGGGTTGGAGAGCGATCAGTTTCTGATCACGATTGGCAGCCTCGTTCTCGGCGCCGTTCTTGGGGAATGGGGACGGATTGAAGCGCGTTTGAACAATTTTGGGCATTGGATGGAAAAAAAAGCAGGAACTAGCGGCGGAGAGGGATTATTCGCGAAGGGATTCGTCACGGCATCCCTCGTCTACGTGGTTGGTGCAATGGCCGTGTTGGGAGCGCTGGACAGCGGGCTTAGGTTGGATCATAGCTTGCTTTATACAAAAGCGATGCTTGACGGGTTTTCTGCCATTTTTTTCGCTTCCATGATGGGGATTGGTGTCCTGTTTTCCGTTGTGCCAGTTGTTCTCTATCAAGGGGCCATTGCGTTACTGGCCGGACAAATTAATCGAATCGTCCCTGACCCTCTATTGGAAATGTTTATAACGGAAATGACCGCTGCCGGGGGCGTCATGATTGTCGCAATAGGGCTACGCTTGCTCGGTATTGTTGATGTAAAGGTCGCAAACTTGTTGCCGGCGATTCCTGTTGTGTTTATGATAACGGCATTGCTTTATTTCTTTTGA
- the fadH gene encoding 2,4-dienoyl-CoA reductase — translation MLGGKTAIVTGGSNGMGKAMAERFASKGANIVITGRNEERLANAKSDIQNKTNAGVLTVQMDVRDRDDVQRTVDETKNAFGQIDILVNNAAGNFISQAENLSENGWKAVIDICLNGTWNCSQLVGQEMIAQEKGGSMLNMIATYAWTGSAGVVHSAAAKGGILALTKSLAIEWGKYGIRVNAMAPGPIENTGGAEKLFASESQVKQIKRMNPLGEVGKLEDVADAAEFLVSSQSRYVNGDCMTVDGGQWIANSRYM, via the coding sequence ATGTTGGGTGGAAAAACAGCGATTGTGACAGGAGGAAGCAATGGCATGGGAAAAGCGATGGCAGAACGCTTTGCTTCAAAAGGTGCGAATATTGTCATTACCGGACGAAATGAAGAACGGTTGGCAAATGCAAAATCAGACATCCAAAACAAAACGAACGCCGGCGTATTAACCGTTCAGATGGACGTGCGCGATCGCGATGATGTTCAACGCACTGTAGATGAAACGAAAAATGCATTCGGGCAAATCGACATCCTCGTCAACAATGCAGCAGGAAACTTTATTTCTCAAGCAGAGAACTTATCCGAGAACGGTTGGAAGGCCGTCATTGATATTTGCTTGAACGGGACTTGGAACTGCTCGCAACTCGTCGGACAAGAAATGATTGCCCAGGAAAAAGGCGGATCGATGCTAAATATGATCGCTACATATGCCTGGACAGGTTCAGCGGGAGTTGTACACTCTGCCGCTGCCAAAGGCGGAATTTTAGCCTTGACAAAATCTCTGGCCATCGAATGGGGGAAATACGGGATACGGGTCAACGCCATGGCTCCGGGCCCGATTGAAAATACCGGAGGTGCAGAGAAGTTATTTGCTTCAGAATCACAAGTCAAGCAAATCAAGCGCATGAACCCGCTTGGGGAAGTAGGGAAATTGGAGGATGTTGCCGATGCCGCTGAATTTCTCGTCTCCAGTCAATCCCGGTATGTGAACGGGGACTGCATGACCGTAGATGGCGGACAATGGATCGCCAACAGCCGCTATATGTAA
- a CDS encoding enoyl-CoA hydratase/isomerase family protein, with amino-acid sequence MEPLLINTEKRIRTITLNRPERMNAINDDLSKQIEDAIAEASADDDVRVIVITGNGRAFCSGLDLSKMPNTFGTRHEQLDELGWVGRQALGIVRCDKPVIAAINGMAAGAGLSLALACDLRFMSDQARVTTGYIRRGLNPDAGMSYFLPRLVGQGQATQMIFTGHDINAEKAERTGLVNETFADETFHEQIMEFAADLADGPPIALTFSKRLLSSNGEEELSNLLKQEYAYIKRCFATEDVKEGIQAFLQKRKPEFQGK; translated from the coding sequence ATGGAACCTTTACTCATCAATACCGAAAAAAGGATACGTACAATCACGCTTAACCGCCCTGAGCGGATGAATGCCATTAATGATGACCTTAGCAAACAAATCGAGGATGCCATCGCTGAAGCATCAGCGGATGATGACGTACGCGTCATCGTTATCACCGGTAATGGACGTGCGTTTTGCTCCGGCCTTGATTTATCAAAGATGCCAAATACATTTGGCACGCGGCACGAACAATTGGATGAACTCGGTTGGGTCGGCCGGCAAGCGCTTGGCATCGTCCGTTGTGACAAACCGGTGATAGCCGCCATCAATGGCATGGCCGCCGGCGCGGGATTATCCTTGGCGCTTGCTTGTGATCTACGTTTTATGTCGGATCAGGCAAGGGTCACAACCGGTTATATTCGACGCGGACTTAACCCTGACGCGGGAATGAGTTATTTTCTACCCCGCTTGGTCGGACAGGGACAAGCCACGCAAATGATTTTCACTGGCCATGATATTAACGCGGAGAAAGCGGAACGTACAGGACTCGTAAACGAAACATTTGCCGATGAAACGTTCCATGAGCAAATAATGGAATTTGCCGCGGACCTTGCCGATGGACCGCCGATCGCCCTGACGTTCTCCAAACGGCTCCTTTCGTCAAACGGAGAGGAAGAGCTTAGCAATCTATTAAAACAAGAGTATGCCTATATTAAACGGTGCTTTGCAACAGAAGATGTCAAAGAAGGCATTCAAGCCTTTTTACAAAAACGGAAACCTGAATTTCAAGGAAAATAG
- a CDS encoding ParB/RepB/Spo0J family partition protein, which translates to MPKGLGRGLNALFPGEMDTSEDAVHHIALKELRVNPYQPRKDFNEQAISDLSASIKRNGILQPLIVRTSIKGYEIVAGERRFRAAQKCGLETVPAIVRDFSDDRMMEIALIENLQRENLNPLEESRAYAKLMDHFGVTQEELAKQLGKSRPHIANHLRLLQLPEGIQKTIGEGEISMGHGRALLGIKHEGELPKAVKTVQEQQLNVRQTEELVQRLNNRTLSNRAKTKEKEPSPYIREQENTLQTYLGTSVNIKQGKKKGKIEIEYLSDEDLARILELLGQDRS; encoded by the coding sequence GTGCCTAAGGGTTTAGGAAGAGGTTTAAATGCTCTGTTTCCCGGCGAAATGGATACGAGTGAAGATGCTGTTCATCATATCGCGCTTAAAGAATTGCGTGTGAATCCTTATCAACCGAGGAAGGATTTTAATGAACAAGCGATCAGCGATTTAAGTGCATCGATCAAACGAAACGGGATCTTACAGCCTTTGATTGTCCGTACAAGCATTAAAGGCTATGAGATCGTGGCCGGAGAAAGACGATTCAGGGCAGCACAGAAGTGCGGGCTGGAAACCGTCCCTGCGATCGTTAGGGACTTCAGTGATGATCGAATGATGGAAATTGCGTTGATTGAGAATTTACAACGGGAAAATTTAAATCCCCTTGAGGAATCTAGGGCATACGCGAAGCTTATGGATCATTTTGGCGTCACGCAGGAAGAATTGGCAAAGCAACTTGGAAAAAGCCGCCCCCACATCGCCAATCATTTGCGATTATTGCAATTGCCTGAAGGGATTCAAAAAACGATTGGCGAGGGAGAAATATCAATGGGGCATGGACGTGCGCTGCTTGGCATCAAACACGAAGGAGAATTGCCCAAAGCCGTCAAAACCGTTCAAGAACAACAACTCAATGTACGCCAAACGGAAGAATTGGTCCAACGCCTTAACAATCGGACACTCAGTAATAGAGCTAAGACAAAAGAAAAAGAACCATCCCCCTACATCCGTGAACAAGAAAATACGCTACAAACGTATTTGGGCACGTCCGTAAATATTAAGCAGGGGAAGAAGAAAGGAAAAATTGAAATCGAATATTTATCGGACGAGGATTTGGCACGTATATTGGAACTGCTCGGACAGGATAGAAGTTAA
- a CDS encoding ParA family protein — MAKVIAIANQKGGVGKTTSAVNLSASLSYIGHRVLLVDIDPQGNATSGAGIEKGDVDACIYNLLAEDVEAKDIIYPSPVENLSVLPATIQLSGAEIELVPTISREIRLKKGLNTVQDDYDYIIIDCPPSLGLLTINALTAAEAILIPVQCEYYALEGLSQLLNTIRLVQKHLNSNLQIEGVLLTMLDARTNLGMQVIEEVKKYFREKVFGTIVPRNVRLGEAPSHGMPIVLYAPKSRGADVYLELAKEVVAGA; from the coding sequence GTGGCAAAAGTGATCGCGATCGCGAATCAAAAAGGCGGCGTTGGAAAAACAACAAGTGCCGTCAATTTAAGCGCAAGTTTATCATATATTGGACACCGGGTTTTGCTCGTAGATATTGATCCGCAAGGCAATGCCACGAGTGGAGCAGGCATTGAGAAGGGGGACGTGGACGCTTGTATTTATAATTTGCTCGCAGAGGATGTAGAAGCCAAAGATATCATTTACCCTTCACCGGTGGAAAACCTGTCTGTGCTTCCGGCAACCATTCAGCTATCCGGGGCGGAAATTGAGCTTGTGCCGACTATTTCCCGGGAAATACGTTTGAAAAAAGGGTTAAACACTGTTCAAGATGATTATGACTACATCATCATTGATTGTCCTCCGTCCCTTGGTTTATTGACCATCAATGCGTTGACTGCTGCAGAGGCGATTTTGATCCCAGTTCAATGTGAATATTATGCATTGGAAGGATTAAGCCAGTTATTGAATACGATACGCCTTGTCCAAAAGCATCTAAATTCGAACCTTCAAATAGAAGGCGTATTATTAACGATGTTGGATGCGCGTACGAATTTAGGCATGCAAGTCATTGAAGAAGTAAAAAAATATTTCAGGGAAAAAGTGTTCGGGACGATTGTGCCGAGAAACGTCCGGTTAGGGGAGGCTCCCAGCCATGGTATGCCCATTGTCTTGTACGCGCCAAAATCACGCGGGGCGGATGTATATTTAGAACTTGCAAAGGAAGTGGTTGCAGGTGCCTAA
- the noc gene encoding nucleoid occlusion protein, with protein sequence MKHSIQRFFGLGDEVKSEDSDKNQDVVNESRNEEVRLLTVTDIVPNPFQPRTIFSEDAIDDLAQTIQTHGMLQPIIVRERDGHYELIAGERRWRAAQKLGWPEVPSIVKEFNDAQTASLALIENLQREELTVIEEARAYEQLIRWHNLTQESLAQRLGKGQSTIANKLRLLSLPEDVQTALLNRDISERHARALIRLKDEQLQLQLLHAIIEHSLSVKEAEAYAEKWLEGTKEPKQKKTVKKQHFPKDMRIAMNTIRQSLEMVEKSGMEVERQEEELEDYYQFTIRIPKK encoded by the coding sequence GTGAAACATTCGATTCAACGTTTTTTCGGTTTAGGTGATGAGGTCAAAAGCGAAGATTCAGATAAGAACCAAGATGTGGTCAACGAAAGCCGCAATGAGGAAGTTCGCTTATTAACCGTAACTGATATTGTGCCGAATCCGTTCCAACCCCGTACGATATTTTCAGAAGATGCGATCGATGATTTGGCCCAGACCATTCAAACCCACGGCATGTTACAACCGATTATCGTTCGGGAACGGGATGGACATTATGAATTGATTGCCGGGGAACGAAGGTGGCGGGCTGCGCAAAAATTGGGTTGGCCTGAAGTCCCTTCAATTGTAAAAGAATTTAATGATGCCCAGACAGCTTCTCTTGCACTCATTGAAAATCTACAACGGGAAGAATTAACGGTCATCGAAGAAGCAAGGGCATACGAGCAGTTAATACGTTGGCATAACCTAACACAAGAAAGCTTGGCACAGCGACTCGGGAAGGGACAGTCCACCATTGCCAATAAATTAAGGTTGTTATCCTTACCGGAAGACGTACAGACAGCACTCTTAAACAGAGATATATCTGAACGACATGCACGCGCACTTATCCGATTAAAAGATGAACAGCTGCAATTGCAACTTCTGCATGCAATTATCGAGCATTCCTTGAGTGTAAAGGAAGCAGAAGCTTATGCAGAAAAATGGTTGGAAGGAACAAAAGAGCCCAAACAAAAGAAAACGGTAAAGAAACAACATTTTCCAAAAGACATGCGTATCGCCATGAACACGATTCGGCAATCGTTGGAGATGGTTGAAAAATCCGGGATGGAAGTGGAACGCCAGGAAGAAGAACTTGAGGACTATTACCAATTTACGATTCGTATTCCGAAAAAATAA
- the rsmG gene encoding 16S rRNA (guanine(527)-N(7))-methyltransferase RsmG: MKEWEKWLEEIDLYLHDKQKDQFQRYYETLITWNEKMNLTGITAKNEVYEKHFYDSLLATCCYPFENVHSLVDIGGGAGFPGVPLKICFPHMQLTVIDATKKRIQFLEHLVDHLSLENVNLLHMRAEDAARDERHRDSYDVAIARAVAKMPVLAEFCLPFVRKNGVWMALKGKAGDEEREMAAPAIRALNGGKVDEHYFELPTEASDRHIYVVAKQNDTPRAYPRKPATIKKQPLGLS, from the coding sequence TTGAAGGAATGGGAAAAATGGCTAGAGGAAATTGATCTTTATCTTCATGATAAGCAAAAGGATCAATTTCAGCGCTATTATGAGACGCTCATTACGTGGAATGAAAAAATGAATTTAACCGGAATCACCGCAAAAAATGAAGTTTATGAAAAACATTTTTATGATTCTTTGCTTGCCACCTGTTGTTACCCGTTTGAGAACGTCCATTCATTAGTTGATATCGGGGGCGGGGCAGGTTTTCCGGGTGTGCCTTTAAAGATTTGTTTCCCCCATATGCAGCTAACCGTCATTGACGCAACGAAAAAGCGGATTCAGTTTCTTGAACATCTCGTAGATCATTTATCACTTGAAAACGTAAATCTGTTACATATGCGCGCCGAAGATGCGGCCAGAGATGAACGCCACCGTGATTCCTATGACGTGGCCATTGCGCGAGCTGTCGCGAAGATGCCGGTTTTGGCAGAATTCTGCCTTCCATTCGTTCGAAAAAATGGAGTGTGGATGGCTTTAAAAGGGAAGGCGGGAGACGAGGAGAGAGAAATGGCAGCACCCGCTATCCGTGCACTTAACGGCGGAAAGGTAGACGAGCATTATTTTGAGCTCCCTACGGAAGCTAGTGACCGCCACATCTATGTGGTCGCCAAGCAAAACGACACTCCTCGTGCTTATCCGCGCAAACCTGCGACGATTAAGAAACAGCCATTGGGATTAAGTTAA
- the mnmG gene encoding tRNA uridine-5-carboxymethylaminomethyl(34) synthesis enzyme MnmG, translating into MPFQNGDYDVIVIGAGHSGVEAGLASARMGASTLMLTLNLDAVAFMPCNPSVGGPAKGIVVREIDALGGEMAKNIDKTHIQMRMLNTRKGPAVRALRAQADKFQYQQEMKNTLENEENLTLRQGVVESLIIEEGVCKGVVTNTGANYRAPSVIVTTGTYLRGKIILGDLAYESGPNNMQPSVKLSHHLRELGFEMVRFKTGTPPRVNGQSIDYSKTEIQEGDERPRAFSYETVDYITDQLPCWLTYTNNGTHGLINENLERSPMYSGMIEGTGPRYCPSIEDKVVRFHDKSQHQIFLEPEGRDTQEVYVQGLSTSLPEDVQYEMLKTVKGLENARLMRPGYAIEYDSIVPHQLWPTLETKTIPGLFTAGQINGTSGYEEAAGQGMMAGINAARRVQHKEGIILDRSDAYIGVLIDDLVTKGTDEPYRLLTSRAEYRLLLRHDNADLRLTKLGYDIGLVSEDRYRQFETKKAEIAAERKRVEDTIIKPSDNVQSILENKDSAPLKEAVSGAQLLKRPEIQYPDLEAITPPEQALAADVKEQVEIQTKYEGYIAKQMDQVERMKKMEKKWIPEWIDYNGITGLAMEARQKLEEVRPLSVGQASRISGVNPADISILLVYIEQGRQMSQKEAASS; encoded by the coding sequence ATGCCATTTCAAAATGGAGATTATGATGTTATTGTTATCGGCGCCGGCCATTCCGGAGTCGAAGCAGGACTTGCTTCGGCACGAATGGGCGCCTCTACACTTATGCTTACGCTCAATCTCGATGCGGTTGCGTTTATGCCTTGCAACCCTTCGGTCGGCGGTCCGGCAAAAGGAATCGTCGTTCGCGAGATTGACGCCCTTGGCGGTGAGATGGCAAAAAACATCGATAAAACGCACATTCAAATGCGCATGTTGAATACGAGAAAAGGACCGGCCGTCCGTGCATTGCGGGCACAAGCGGATAAATTCCAATACCAGCAGGAAATGAAAAACACCTTGGAGAATGAAGAAAATTTAACGCTTCGCCAGGGCGTGGTTGAGTCATTGATCATTGAAGAGGGTGTTTGCAAGGGTGTGGTCACAAATACAGGTGCGAATTACCGGGCACCATCGGTGATTGTAACGACCGGCACTTATTTGCGGGGAAAAATTATTCTCGGTGATCTTGCATACGAGAGTGGGCCGAATAATATGCAGCCGTCGGTGAAGTTGTCGCACCATTTGCGTGAACTAGGATTCGAAATGGTCCGTTTTAAAACGGGCACACCGCCGCGCGTCAACGGCCAATCGATCGACTATTCGAAAACGGAAATCCAAGAAGGCGACGAAAGGCCACGGGCTTTTTCGTATGAAACGGTTGATTATATTACCGATCAATTGCCTTGTTGGCTTACGTATACGAATAACGGCACACATGGCCTCATCAATGAAAACTTAGAGCGTTCCCCCATGTATTCCGGCATGATTGAAGGGACGGGACCTCGTTATTGTCCGTCAATAGAAGATAAAGTCGTTCGTTTTCACGATAAATCCCAACATCAAATTTTCCTGGAGCCGGAAGGGCGCGATACGCAAGAAGTGTACGTACAAGGCCTTTCCACATCGCTTCCGGAAGATGTGCAATATGAGATGTTAAAAACCGTTAAGGGATTGGAAAATGCGCGTTTGATGCGTCCGGGTTATGCCATCGAGTATGATTCAATCGTCCCTCATCAGCTTTGGCCAACGCTTGAGACGAAAACAATACCCGGATTATTCACTGCCGGTCAAATCAATGGAACGTCCGGTTATGAAGAAGCTGCAGGCCAAGGGATGATGGCAGGCATCAATGCCGCTCGTCGGGTACAGCATAAGGAAGGGATCATCCTCGATCGTTCGGATGCATACATTGGCGTCTTGATTGATGATCTTGTCACAAAAGGCACCGATGAACCTTACCGGTTACTGACGTCAAGAGCGGAATATCGCCTCCTTCTTCGCCACGACAACGCTGATTTGCGCCTGACAAAACTAGGCTATGACATCGGGCTCGTTTCAGAAGACCGCTACCGGCAATTTGAAACGAAAAAGGCAGAAATCGCTGCCGAGCGTAAGCGGGTGGAAGACACGATCATTAAACCGAGTGATAACGTTCAATCCATTCTCGAAAATAAAGATTCAGCTCCGTTAAAAGAAGCAGTCTCGGGCGCTCAGCTGTTAAAACGCCCGGAGATCCAATATCCCGATTTGGAAGCTATTACACCGCCAGAACAAGCGCTGGCTGCCGATGTGAAAGAACAAGTAGAGATTCAGACCAAATATGAGGGTTATATCGCCAAACAGATGGACCAAGTCGAACGAATGAAAAAAATGGAGAAGAAATGGATTCCGGAATGGATTGATTACAACGGAATTACCGGTCTTGCCATGGAGGCGCGGCAAAAATTAGAGGAAGTTCGTCCGCTTTCGGTTGGGCAAGCATCCCGCATTTCCGGTGTCAATCCCGCAGACATTTCCATTTTGCTCGTCTATATTGAGCAAGGAAGGCAAATGTCACAAAAAGAAGCTGCATCGTCGTAA